The DNA segment CGAATAGCGACCAGCCGGGTACGGCCTTTGGAGAACTCTAGCACCTGCAGGGCGCCAGGGTTTTCAATAAGCCGAGTAATGTGGCGGGTGACCAGCTGTTCCGGGCTGATCAATACGTCAATCGGGAAACCGTTGAGGTTTTCATGGTCTTTGCCAGAAAACAGTTCCTGATAAGCAAGATAGGAGGCGGCCCGTACCCGACAGATTTTTGTCGGTGTCTTGAACATGATGCTGGCAATCTGGCAGGCCACCATGTTGGTTTCATCGCTGTTGGTGACCGCAATCAACATGTCGGCGTCTTCGGCGTTGGCTTGTTTTAGAACCGACGGATACGAAGCCTTTCCCTGCACTGTGCGTATGTCGAGCCGGTCCTGCAGTTCCCGCAGGCGCGCGCCGTTGCTGTCGATTACGGTAATGTCGTTGGCTTCGTTGGCGAGGTTCTCTGCCAGCGAACCACCAACTTGTCCGGCTCCGAGAATCAGAATGTTCATAGCTCAGGTTTCTCCAGAACGGCGTAGAAAAAGCCATCGTGCCCGTCGTTCAGCGGCAGTAGTTGGCGCCCGGCGGGCATGGTGCGGCCCCACAGAGCCTCAGTTGTCATCAGTTCAGCGTCGGTCTGCTGTTTGCAGAAGCGCTGCACAATGCGGTGGTTTTCCTGTGGAAATACCGAGCAGGTGGCGTATACAAGGCGCCCGCCCGGTTGCAGTATGCGCCACATGGCAGCCAACAGACCCAGCTGGATTTGCGCCAACGGTACTACGTCGGATTCACGCCGCAGCAATTTTATGTCTGGGTGGCGGCGAATCACGCCGCTGGCGCTGCAGGGTACGTCCAGCAATATGCGGTCAAACGGCTGGCCGTCCCACCATTGATCAATAGCGGCGGCGTCGGCTTGCAGCAGGCTGGCGTGCAGATCCAGTCGGTCGAGGTTTTCCTGCACCCGCGGCAAGCGCTGGGCGGACTCGTCAATAGCGACGACTTCCGCTGCCTGGGGGCAACTTTCCAGTATGGCGCAGGTTTTGCCGCCGGGGGCAGCGCAGGCGTCCAGAATGCGCTGGCCCGGGGCCAGGTCCAGCACGGTAGTGCACAGTTGAGCGGCTTCGTCTTGTACGCTGACGGCGCCTTCGGCGAACCACGGCAGTGCGTCCACCGGTACCGGTCGTGCCAATTGAATGCCGTGTGGCGCAAAGCGCGTGGCGCGGGCGTCAATGCCGGCATCTAGCAGCAGTTGCAGATATTCGTCGCGGCTGAAACGCAGCGCATTTACCCGCAGTGTCATTGGCGCTTGGGTGTTGTTGGCATCAACAATGGCCTGCCAGTCATCGGGCCAGTTGTGGCGCAGCTTTTCGATCATCCAGCCGGGGTGGCTGTAACGGCTTGCGTCGTTGGCCGCCGCCGGGGCACCTTCCCGTTCGGCGCTGCGCAGTACGCCGTTCACCAAGCCGGTCAGGTGGGGTTTGTCCATGGCGCGGCAGGCTTCTACGGTTTCGTTCAGCACCGCATACGTTGCTTGCTGGCTGAAGCGTAGTTGGAACAGCGCTACCAGCATCAGGTGATGCACCACCCTGTCGTGGCTTTTCAAGGGTTTTTTCATGCGCCCCTGAAGCTCATCATCAAGTCGGTGAAACCAGCGGCAGGTGCCATAACACAGAGCCTGCAGCTGTGGTCGCAGATTCAGCGGCAGACGCAGCAGCGACGGTGGCAAGCACTGTGAAAGCGACTGGCCCTGTTCTACCGACAGCAAAACCTCGGCAGCAATGGCGCGTAATGGGGCGTGCGGTTGCATGTTATTGCAGCTCCTGGCCGGGCAGCAGAATCTGTTTGCCACCGTTTATCAGGTCGTTCACGCTTTGTGCCCGTGCGCCGGGCAGCTGCACCTGGCTGACTCGCAAAACACCTTCGCCGCAAGCGATATCGATGCCCTCACGCTGGCGTGCTAAAACGGTACCGGGGCTGGCTTTTTGGCCATTCTGCTCCTGTTTATGTTTCTGGACCTGAGCCAGGTGTAAGCGAATACGCTGGTCGCCCAGGTCGGTAAAGGTGCCAGGCCAAGGATTAAATGCGCGAATGAGCCGCTCGATGCTCTGGGCATCGCTGTGCCAGTCAATCTGGCCTTCCTGCTTCGCCAGCTTGTGGGCGTAACAGGCCTGTACATTTTGCTGTGCTTGCGGTTTTAGCGTGTTCTGCTCCAGCAATTGCAGCGCGCTTACAATGGCCTTGCCGCCCAGTTCGGCCAGCC comes from the Marinobacter psychrophilus genome and includes:
- the rsmB gene encoding 16S rRNA (cytosine(967)-C(5))-methyltransferase RsmB, which produces MQPHAPLRAIAAEVLLSVEQGQSLSQCLPPSLLRLPLNLRPQLQALCYGTCRWFHRLDDELQGRMKKPLKSHDRVVHHLMLVALFQLRFSQQATYAVLNETVEACRAMDKPHLTGLVNGVLRSAEREGAPAAANDASRYSHPGWMIEKLRHNWPDDWQAIVDANNTQAPMTLRVNALRFSRDEYLQLLLDAGIDARATRFAPHGIQLARPVPVDALPWFAEGAVSVQDEAAQLCTTVLDLAPGQRILDACAAPGGKTCAILESCPQAAEVVAIDESAQRLPRVQENLDRLDLHASLLQADAAAIDQWWDGQPFDRILLDVPCSASGVIRRHPDIKLLRRESDVVPLAQIQLGLLAAMWRILQPGGRLVYATCSVFPQENHRIVQRFCKQQTDAELMTTEALWGRTMPAGRQLLPLNDGHDGFFYAVLEKPEL